In Capsicum annuum cultivar UCD-10X-F1 chromosome 8, UCD10Xv1.1, whole genome shotgun sequence, the genomic window AATTgatgagacttgaacccaacatattatcatcccttttgataatattgttcttggggaataaatttaaaacataaatgattgcaaatcaattatttttcctcaaattcaataataattatattattagtagcaaaagataaataacataaggaaCCTTGAAATCCTTTTAGATTTATAATcacaccttgtttggcagagtctcgtgttgataacgtattataaaataactaagaataaagaagaaaagtagagagagaatagatagtaatttttatttcttttgaagaTTCCTGATGTGTgtattacaatgaaggaaacccctttatttataggacaAATTCattcctagtttctgactaaaagacataTACTCTGAATCCTGacagatatcaactagatcttgataaatcttatttatattcttgacagacattcactataatgtaaatacatttataacacctactaattttttgtgtttggtatataaaatattacttttgaaatatctatatataatctTAAATGAATAGTATTACGAAAGGTCGGATGAAGGGTGATGAGGATGTGAGTTAGGGAGGGAGGGGAGGGGGTGTGAAGATGATGTGTCTTagaaaatgaggagaaaacaATTAATTTTGTGAACTTACATCTAAAACTTGTTTTCAGTAGTCATTCtttcttaatttatatttaaatttttttaatcgaAAAAGACTTAAAAATACCTCTGAATTatctgaaataactcaaaaatttccTTCGTTaaatttttggcttaaaaataccctCCGTTAaaaatttggctcaaaaatactcctccctctaacggaattcgaaaaagaatcaaaaatacccctgaactatctgaaatggctcaaaaatacccctttgtTAAATAtattggctcaaaaataccccccttaataaaattccaccaagcatgccacctagataaaaaaaaactacatgaGTATGCCACATTAtcatccacatgtaaaatattaatatttttttaattatgtgacattcttttcttctttatttttattttttatttttatttaaaaacgtcAGTGAAACGAACAAAACTTACAcgactttttcatttttaatcaatGTAGACAAACGgtggttacataatatttttttttttgaaaaaatttactaAACGTAACATCGCTATTATCAAATTCCTTTGATCATCTAAAAACAAGTTTTTTCCTGTTAATAGATTTAAAAGTATAAAACCCAACAAAAGAGTCTTATTAAACTGATAAACCCATTAATTATTAGGccagtataaaagttaaaattaagatttactcgtaaaagtaacaaatttcaaactaaacttcaaattagttactcaaaagaTATGTTTAACTTTGCTAGCTTTTACTCAAAATGCTTAtcttaaaatgatttaataaatacctcatctaatctaaaattaatgaatctttgaatgtggcacacatcttcaaaaagttaatgaatgacataattaaagaataatttatcaatattaagtatcattttacttcttgtcaaacttgttctaaaaataataagattattcattaaaattgaatttagaaaaatgaattcattttgaatgattaaacaagtgttaaaaggaattcatttattttgaaaaagaatttgcatgtaataaattcaactcaattattagtacatcaacatttgctagcttaaaagttaaaattatagCTCCTTCTCCAAGTCAACATCATATCAAGATCAAGTTGTCCCTCATCCAAAACGAcaataaaaagatgaaatttagaacttttaaaacactaatgaaaaggtgaaatctagaacttttaaaacactaatgaagtaaTTAGTAAAATattggttttttgatttttccGTGTCActgctttgcaaaaaaataaaaataaaaataaagaagaaaggaatgtcatataattaaaaaatactaacattttacatgtggatggtaatgtggcatagtcaagtgattttttttaatctaggtggcatgcttggtggaattttattaagggggtatttttgagccatttcagatagtttaggggtattttttatccttttacgAATTCCGTTAgcgggaggggtatttttgagccaaaaatataacgaggggcatttttgagatatttcaaataattcaggggtatttttgaaccttttccattttttaatTAATCGAACGtgataaaactaaatttttttatttatttttaaatcttcctTACAAATACCTCTAGCTGAAGAGAATATCCGAGGAATTATAGACGGTGAAGATGATGTATCATAGAAAATGAGGAGAAAGCAATTAATTTTGTGAACTCACATCTAAAACTTGTTTTCAGAAGTcagtttttcttaatttatattttaattttttaaaattaatctaacatgataaaactaaagacattattcaaaaaaaacaaaatcttccTTACAAACACCTCTAGCTGAAGAAAATATCCGAGGAATTCGATAGAATTTTCAAATTGAAATGGAATCAATGCTGTTTTATAAGTGTTCTAAATTGAGgattagataaaaataatttattgtgaATTGGAGTGAGTAACATACTAGTAATTTGGATTATCTCAGTTATAGATCTTATGACTCATCAGTAACATGTGATTTGACGAACACTTATTATTGCTGATACAGATCATCACATTGTGAAGCATGCCACTTTTATTTCAAGGACAATCTTCCACGATTAGTGGGTCATAAAGAGTAGCTAGATCCAAGGGAGGCATTTCTTCATCTATAATATAATAGTAATCTGGATTAGACACTTTGCATCAGAATAACATTGTTCTTTTGaccatcctatatatatatatatatattttagctTCTAATATGGCACTTTCGTCCTATTATTATAACGTAAAAATAAAGTAAGTTTTCATACTAGCAACACAAGTTGGAGACCTTATATCACTATTACCCCCACCCGCCCACCCACCTCTTGGAGTACTGTAGAAGACATTAGCCTTTGAGAGTTTGAGGCACTTCGTTATAAGGACAAATATTATACTAAGTCCTCCATTTCATAAACAATATTCCTGTAGAGACTGCACTGCAACACCCCCTTTTTCTTCGACACAACTCCGATAACTAactcttattttaaaaaaaaaaaaatcgaaactCCAACACCTAACTGATGTTTTATAGGGCTTCAGTTTGGATCTTGAGAATCATATTTGATGGGCCATCAGCAAGCTCCATTGGCTAATGCCTAATAGCTCAATCTAAATCCCAACTTCTATCACCTTTGGGCGATTTACAAGAATGGACTAATATGGGCGGTGGTCTTGAACTTTTGACCTCctttatttttaaatgaaaaagcCTTTTTGAAACGTTTTAGCTCTATTCTCGACAAGTCTGATTTTTCCTCCATCAGCTATAACTTTAGGAGTAAAAAGGTAGCTTGGTGCCCTAATTAAGCTTCTGCTTATGCGGGAGATTCCGGGAAGGTCAAATCACGAGAGTTTATTATCTACagccttaccctgcatttctaTTCTACAAAAAATTGTTTCCACTACTCGAACCCCTGAACCAATTGTcatatgacaacaactttactagttacccCGAGATTCCCTTTCAACTCTCACTTTAGTATTGCATTTCATTAATCTTGCTTCTATCATACCTACTTTGGGACTTTAGCTGCACATTTTCTCTTAGAAGctcttttttttcattctatTATTATATCCACTCTCTTTTCTCTTGTGCCATTTTGTAAAAAGTCTGTCTGCCTAAGTTATCAAGAGTGCTTTTCAAAACGAGCAAAGCAAATTAGAAGCGTCTTTTCTCAGGCCATACGTTATTCAGAACATCAGAAAGAAAGATCAACCTGAACATTCCAAACAAATTGCAAGTCTATCCTGGTCAAACCGCGCTAAGCAAAACATCCTGGATAAAAGATTAAAGGCTTTATATCCAAGACCGCGCCTTCTGTACAAGGGTGTGTCCTCTAGCATCAAGTCTTAGTACAACTGGTCAAATGTACCCAGCTAAGACATACAAAATCATTGGTATAGTGGAGACATTACGATGCTAGTTACCCATTAAATTAGTTACTCGGCTATGGAGAGCTGGTGAAATCTGTTTTTACCATATAAAGAGGTGACAATGACTTTAGATAGAGTATACATAAAAGAGTTGTTTTAGAATCTGTGCTTGAAAATCTTCTTCAATTCCATGTTATTGGGAATAGTAATCTGTCCTAATCGATTATCCCATGCTTGTACAACTTGTCGCCACCCTCAGCCGGTGTATTAGTCAATACTGGAGCCGGTAGCCTTGGGATATTGTCTACACCTTGCGATCCCATCACTGCTTGCACattccaataccaaggctgaagGTAAGGCGAACAGATCAATGGAGAATATGAAGAAGTGTGGACAATCACTGAGCCCCAATCTCGGTCTCCAATCTTtgcttcttttattcttcttctaaCCAATAGACTTCCTACATCTTCCTTTTTCATTTCTGATAAGCTTCTGACAATTGACATGCAAAGAAGAAGTATGAATACAGCATCTTCTTCAGGTGTAAACTCCACCACCATTAATTTCCAGTTGAGAAGTGCTGTAGCTTTTCCAACCGGACTATCCTCGGAGAATCTAACTACTGTAATGAATCCGTCTTCTTCTCTGACTTCAACTTGCTTTAACTTTTCATTTGGAACATGTTCCGTCTCCTCACCTAAGCCAGATTTCTTGACTTCATACTGCATTTGCCGCCCTTCCAATAACTTTACCTGCAAGGATCTCGTTCTTAAGCATCACCAGATGATCAATACTCTATAAGTTCCTGCTGAGATCAAATCAGAGTTCATATACACTGTACCATTGAATCAGTTGATTGCTGGTTTGTTAGGCTGAAACTTAAGCCTGAGCTGGATCTTGATGATTCCCACCGTACTAATAACTCATACCCTGTTGAAAGGTTCCAGTGAGCATGCCATCCTTCTGGTGGATCTTTTGGTTTTGCGATACCTACCACTTTCTCTGTACTAGATGAGAAACACAAGCAAATGACACCACAagttaggtaggaaacaagaatTGGAGACATAAACATGATGTATGAGTTGATAACTAGCATTTGaatctttcaattttcatttcttgACTGTTGAAAGGAATGAATGGCCATAAGAAGAGATACACCTCAAGTAGACAGAGGAATTATAACATACCAGGTGCTCTACCAATGGAACCAGCAACATAGGACCAACGACCTTCACGTATTTCTATTATACGGTCTTCCCATTTTACAGCTGAAGGAGTTTCAGCTCCTCTTCTCCAAAAGCCGCCTCCAACTCTAGCATTATTGCCAACAACGCAAGATCAGGAGATAAAACACGAGGAGGCAGATGATCActtatacaaaattaaaaagtTCACCACCTAAAACGTATCACAAAGCATTCCCTGCCTGCATGATCCAGAACAGTCCGAGATAACCATCTACCTTCTTGCGGATGATATTGGTTCATCCTCAGAATAACATCAGATATCATAGCACCTGAATCGTCTGATACTCGATCAGGTACACACTTCAACAAGTAGGAGGCTTGGACAGGAGGAGTGATTGAGGTAGCTACCCTAACTTTTTGGTCAATTTCTTTTGCCAAATTGAGAGAAGGCGCACGTAACAAATCATTCCAAAGAAATGTTACACTCTCTCTCAACCTACTTCCTTTAATGCAGCCACCACCACGTTGGCGAACCTCAAGAACCATTCCTTTAGTTCCAAACTCACAATACAGATGCAAAGCTTTCTGCCACCTTTGAGACGTAAAATTGCTGAGTGGTCTATCTATTTTGAGCTCTCTGTGACATCTAACCATCTGAAGACGTAAGAACTCCTTTGACGCATCACAACTCAATGTTTTCatttttggttttagttttaCTGTTAAACAGACCTGTAATGCAAATCATAGCACAGCCAACCTTTTAGTCATTCCTTCTAGATACTACTGCAATGGTATTCCCCTCTCTACAACCCCCATCCCACCCCCAAACCctgaaaataattataaaaaaaaaaagaaacatgaaGAAGCTATAGATGATAAACCTAATTGTGTTCTGATATCAATTTAACTAACTAGATTGAGATTCTGGTAGAACTATGCTTGAGCTAAACCGACACAGGATTCAACAGGTAACAGTCTTTGTGATGTCATACAATTTTAATAAGGCAACAACGATTAACACCTTTGAGTAATTTTACTCATGTTTTGTCGTCCAAGTTAATAAATCAGAAATCTAGGAATAGATTCTATGATGAAAGAAAAGCTCTATCCATGGAACCTGGTCTCTGCATGTGCGACAGTGACAAAGGAATATCCCTCATAGTACAATGCCTTCATTGAACTGGTCTGGTTCATGGTCAAACAACCATTCTTGAGGAAAACCAACTATATGTTGCAGTTCTTCATGGATTGACCATTTACAAAACTAGTTAATTGTCAACCTCATAGTTTTTCTGTTCTTCATTACCTCAACGATTTTATAAAGGGCAAGAAGATTTACGATCATGCATAGAGGAGCATGTTGATTTGCGAACAGCATACTAATTTTAGCTCTAGAAATtacaaaacaaagtaaaaagCTTGTTATTGTAGTTAAAATGGGATTCACTGATCAAATCTTGAACAGGTCAAGTCCTTCATGTATAACAATGAATAAGCAGGATCATGTGATAAACAAGATAAGTTCATCTCTATTCTAAAGCATGAAACCCCcccttaaacttatttttcttttggcaAATTGCAATTTATCATAACACCATGAGAGGGAAAGTATTGGCGGTCTTAATGGGAGGAACCAAGCCATCCACACTACAttacaaatttcaaatttcagattcTTATAacagatttaatttatttattattttcagaaATTACAGAGGGAAGTGACTTTAGGACAATGTCTAACTGCCTTTCCTGATACTTGTAAAAGTTTCAAGTCATATGACAAGCATATTCGAACTTTGCTTTCACCTGCAATTACCAAATCAAGAAGAGCAATAAAAGTCCgtcatattttctttatatcttaCAACTTTTGCTGCCCACACTAACGAAAGTGCAGGTAACAAATTGCTTTAGCACCTTCATTTAATATATTTCTACAAATTCATCTAGGACCCTCGATATTACTTTAACTAGTTTAACCACTACCACTCTATTAAACTTGGCAAGTGCTAGAATAAGCTACTATATTCTTAATATGAAAGCAACACACCAGATTTATCTACTGATGCGTACATGAAGACAACTCATCCCAAccaaaaacatgaaaacataaaataaaagatggaagaacaacaaacaaaggaaaagtaggactgatccaaaaaagaaacatcAATAATTAAAGGTGACCTAATAAGATGATGATAGGGCACCAACTtggaaataaaataatgtaaCTTTATAAGTCCTACTTGAGTTTAGTATAACTGCGACTGTTGGCGAGAGGGAAGAAGCAAGAAAAGTTTGCACAAACCAATCAAATAGTCAATTCTAGGATACCCTACACCCCGGTGAAATGCATTTTTAGTATGTCCTAATTTAAAATATTGTCAAGTGGGAAATGGCAAAGAATGAAAGCAAAGGATCCAACAAACCTCAAGCAAGAATCGCGGTAACATGGATGAGTATTTTGCATTGACATCAGTATCTGTTACTTCCCAGTAGATTGGTGGCTTGACATCGACAGCCTTTCCAATGGCTAAGCCACCAGCTTTTTCATATGGCTGATCAAATATTCTATCCCATAGTTTCTCCGTGTCCTCAATGTCTTCTTTCTTCACAGCCTCCCATGCTCCAACTACTTTTCTCATTTCCTCCTCCAACCCCTTTGTGTCCAACGTGTATGCAGTAGGATAACTCTATTCAATCAAATTCACAAAAAACGAAAAATTTGCATCAGCATCATGCACCAGTAACTATTGATCAATAGACAATAAACATATCTCAACTTGATTGAATCATTCATTTGAAAGGAGAagcaaaattataatattaatatctAAGCAAATCGATAGTACAAATCCACGTAAGACCGATGAGTCATGAATCGCGGTGAATAGCCACCAGGATTATGACATCAAGGTTAAGACAAACACTTCGTAAATTACAATAATGCTCAACTCTATACCACCTAAAAGCTGAATAAAATAGACAGTGTACTATATATTTGAATAAAGTATCAAAGTAATTTATTCTCAGAGCAATATTAAAATCAGAAATCTTTTACCAGCAACGTGAAGGCCAACGAAAATGGCCAGGAAGATGTCTAAAGCATCTTATCtgcataataattaattattttttctttggatTTCTTCTTTTAGATAATGAAGACATAAAGTATGTTGTAAGAACAACAATCAACCCAAAGTTCATTAATCagttatgaattattttaacttATCTTAAGAAGCCATGCTCAAGCTCCCCAAAAGTAAATGCAAAAAGGAAACTAaagatttctccatagaacttaCAAGTGAACAAttagacaaaaaattcaaagaaagatCCTTACTTGATGAGTGATCCACATTAGAAGAATATCTGAAGTAGGGACCAAAACAGAACAACTATCTCCAAATCTATGCATCATATACAGAAAGCCCTTATACCGTTGTCGTGCTGCTATCAAATACACAATCTCTGAATAATAGGGCTCAGAAAACTTTGTGAATAAATGTCTTTGTTTGGTTACTTCCTTCAGCAGATATTCATGAAATGTGGAAACTGAGGTCTGCAAAGTTGAGTCATCATATTCATTCTCAAAAGTCTCAGTTGGATATCTCTGAATCCAAATTTCTTTGCATCTGTTTAATGCATActcttcattttcttcattgaATATAGCTGCCTTTCCAATGAGTGTATAGAATCTTGATTCACAATATTGTCTGTAACCAACCtgaattgaaaatcaattagcaAAACTTAAGACTAAAACCATCAGTACACAattttaatactccctccgtttcaatttgtttgtctggttCTGACTTGAACATAAAGTTCATTTCAAAGCTcaacttttcattttattttctagagAAGAGATAAAGAGTAAGTGCAAGAAAGAGCTTTCGCATATGTAACTTTACTCTTTCATGAACTAGATGCAAGAAATTCATATGGTAGCATCAACTTTCACAGATAAAGATTACACCTTTTCTCTTTGTTTTCGACTAATTCTCGTAAACCAAGTACATTTAGTACAGTATTTTCAGTGTATACAAGTAATTCTTACCGGATTTAAGGTGTGACAGTACCAAACCCATTCAATATCAAGAGGAGGGAGAATCATTGGAGGGCTTGACCCATCAGAAAGATCAGAAATCAATGGCATCCACAGCTCATCATACctgtaaaataacaataaaaataaaaatcaagaaaccaGCAGTACCTAGATGAAGTTATAGAGTATTAATCATGTTGGAGTAGTGCAATAATAACCTTCTGATGGATTCAAGAATGGTGGGTGTTTGGTGAAGCCATAGAGACTCGTTTACAAGTCTGAGAAACCCAAGATTTCTTCTGGCAGCAGCAACAAGATCAACACTCAAACGCAGAGTTTCTTCCTCAGATATCTCACTTAGGCTTCTCATGGAAGCACCATCAGAAGTTGACATTATTCTTGTTTTTGAAGATTTTTCAAGACTCTGCTAGACTGCTCTGCTCTCAAATAATCAATTGAAACGCGTAATACatgaatatttatttctaaagCGAATGGAACTTTTCTTAAAAaggcatatgtatttttagctgAAAAAAAAGAAGGCTATAGTTGCTGTCCAAATATAAAAATGGAAAGAGGTGTATGATGGCAATTACAGTAGTATGTTTTTGTTTATGGAGATGGGCAGACATATACGAAAAATCGAAACGTGGAATGTAAACTTTGAACCTCTCAGGTGAAAAAGTATTGGTGTTGGCTCTGACCACTAGCAACCTTTGTTGCTTTGCTTATGTTATCACCAGAAGAGCACGAgcttaatattaaaatatatatttttttttaatcttgatatatataaataaatttttttaataaaagtattGCATGTGTTTTTTAGAATTCATTcagaatctagcatgagttcaatatatgttattattttaatacgtatttagataatttaagttgttaactattttaatttataatatttttcatgtaattttcaaattaatatacgttacttttcttgtccaaattattgtggcattgatagtcaattatattttaaaaataatttaaatttttaattattatgatttataatacttttcttctattccaatttcggtgacactgatataatttcaagagtcgaccaaatattttatatcttttaaatttttgaagttgttaattattgtgatttctagtatttttcatgtaattttttttaaaatatataacatattaaattatttttagatattttaagttgttaacaattgtaatttataatactttttatgtaatttttgaataatatatgctactctccttgtccagaattTTGTGTCGACgacagccaattatattttttaaataatttaaattttttatcattgtgatttataatattttttctatctcaacctatgtggcacaatgcttaaatgaccataataattatttagaggtgatataataaaatcacgactgaagcagctgaagtagaaatcaatcaatttttaatttttttttgttaattatttttatttacagtactttttatttcattttcaaataatatatgttgttttatatcttcttctgtcccgtcccaatttatgtggcactaatataattttgatagtcaatcaaatattttatgttgacatatcattttgttattcttatttttctaatacataaatgacttataataaggagtgatatagtaaaatcatcgttcgaaagacgaaaatttaatttaaaacattaagagttgattttagattttacgtctattttatttttcattaaatattatttattttcttaatacctagatgactcataataattaattaagagcgattaattatgtcattactataaaaattaatataattttatcatatccaaaagtaatcatcgataactcaccggaatagtatattaattaaatacgggatactatatttgcatatgcaaaatatgatattattaaatattattggatagtgcattatatttatccttcacaataataaaattttactatatatttttctttatttctttttaacttgacaCATATTGActcaacacaaattctaagaaaatattcattagaaatttattttattaaattaaatttattaattttataatttaaaaattgaaagttaagtttaaatattagtatttctatataaggaaaaagttattttaaaatttaaatttactaaaataaataaataaataaaaatattattttttatataaaagtcaattaaaataataaaattgatttactttaaatatttagtttcaattaattaagataattttttattttatcataatttatgtgcaccgataaaattttgagagttgaatagaacttttatctatttttaaaaaagtattttaacttgttaattattgtgatttataataatttttacgtaattatcaaataatatatttactccttgtgtcccagtTTATGTGttttcgatacaattttgagagtcaactaaaatttttatatatcttttaaatattttaNNNNNNNNNNNNNNNNNNNNNNNNNNNNNNNNNNNNNNNNNNNNNNNNNNNNNNNNNNNNNNNNNNNNNNNNNNNNNNNNNNNNNNNNNNNNNNNNNNNNAAAAAAAAATAACTTCCAGTACGTagatatagttaattaatataaattaatagaatatattaaatatttaaatcattatgatgaaacaatggaattattatatattgggccatattatgtaattaagtgggagtagaaGAATTTTTtggtaagagtcaataaaatttttatatgtcttttaaatattttaagttattaactattgtgatttgtggcaacaaattaattttgaacatgatagacaattaaaaaaaaaaatttactttcaatatgtagttatagttaattaatataagttaataaaatataataaatatttaaattattatgataaaataataaaattattatatattgggacaTGATATGTAATTGGAAGTAATTGAGATTTTTGGTAATTGAAAAAGGTGGTCGAAActacctcttctatataatagaaaacaaaagaaaaacacaaaGAATAAAATATCTTTTCAGTAATCACAAGTGAGAGTAAAATATGACATCGAACTATTGAAAATGagttttttatgtcatttattataaatttgacTTATTTATATAATCACCTTCAAAAGTTTAACTCGTCTACGTCACTATTGTTACAGAAAAGTTCATTTATGACATTATTTAACAATGtaaattttcaaaactaattttattacATGATATCTAAATCAAGTATTacttaaattaaagtaaaaaatcaTGTCAATTAAAATAATGGGTGTGATTTAAATTTAGTAATGTGTACTTTTAATAAGAAGTCACACGGCAAaaataattttgcaaaaatcaTCGTTGTAAAATAATGACACGAATGAACCTTTTTACAATGACAGTGGTATAAATGAGCCAAACTTTCAATGGTTGTGATATAGATGATCCAAACTTATAACGACTGACATAAATGAGatatttctaatagttcaatgaCGTATTTAagcatttttcctttattatattACTGCCACCATGTTATTTTGTGTGTTATTTGGCTTGTTGcgattaagaaaataagaaatgttcaaaaaattcatgtctaaaatagatatttgtttggttatatattatttaattaaatttttaaaaataatttttaatttataatattttttaattataataagatATTATTACGTTTATATCAAAGGGAACGGACAGTGGCAGAGCCACATTCAAttcaggggttcatccgaactcccttcgtcggaaaattatattattcttatatgttcaaaaatatttttatgtatatatagcagACGTTGAATCTCtttcgactagtccgtatatttacTTTTGAACCCCTCTAATAAAAATTCTGGCTTCATAACTAAAAATGGAGCGAATTTATTACGTTTATAAATCCTCCCAATTTAAGATATCTtcaaaaattttagctaagttcaAGCCGTAGTCATCCTCTCTGTTTTTCAGTGGTTAAGTTAAATGAAATACTCTTTTGTACTTAAAGTTTTTTATGAAGTTCAATTTCTCCACTATCTCTTATTTTTCACTCATAGACGCTTAAAATGGGACGAAAATAATGATGAAAGAAAAGAATAGGAATAGT contains:
- the LOC107839645 gene encoding glycine-rich domain-containing protein 2 isoform X1; protein product: MSTSDGASMRSLSEISEEETLRLSVDLVAAARRNLGFLRLVNESLWLHQTPTILESIRRYDELWMPLISDLSDGSSPPMILPPLDIEWVWYCHTLNPVGYRQYCESRFYTLIGKAAIFNEENEEYALNRCKEIWIQRYPTETFENEYDDSTLQTSVSTFHEYLLKEVTKQRHLFTKFSEPYYSEIVYLIAARQRYKGFLYMMHRFGDSCSVLVPTSDILLMWITHQSYPTAYTLDTKGLEEEMRKVVGAWEAVKKEDIEDTEKLWDRIFDQPYEKAGGLAIGKAVDVKPPIYWEVTDTDVNAKYSSMLPRFLLEVCLTVKLKPKMKTLSCDASKEFLRLQMVRCHRELKIDRPLSNFTSQRWQKALHLYCEFGTKGMVLEVRQRGGGCIKGSRLRESVTFLWNDLLRAPSLNLAKEIDQKVRVATSITPPVQASYLLKCVPDRVSDDSGAMISDVILRMNQYHPQEGRWLSRTVLDHAGRECFVIRFRVGGGFWRRGAETPSAVKWEDRIIEIREGRWSYVAGSIGRAPEKVVGIAKPKDPPEGWHAHWNLSTGYELLVRWESSRSSSGLSFSLTNQQSTDSMVKLLEGRQMQYEVKKSGLGEETEHVPNEKLKQVEVREEDGFITVVRFSEDSPVGKATALLNWKLMVVEFTPEEDAVFILLLCMSIVRSLSEMKKEDVGSLLVRRRIKEAKIGDRDWGSVIVHTSSYSPLICSPYLQPWYWNVQAVMGSQGVDNIPRLPAPVLTNTPAEGGDKLYKHGIID
- the LOC107839645 gene encoding uncharacterized protein LOC107839645 isoform X2; its protein translation is MSTSDGASMRSLSEISEEETLRLSVDLVAAARRNLGFLRLVNESLWLHQTPTILESIRRYDELWMPLISDLSDGSSPPMILPPLDIEWVWYCHTLNPVGYRQYCESRFYTLIGKAAIFNEENEEYALNRCKEIWIQRYPTETFENEYDDSTLQTSVSTFHEYLLKEVTKQRHLFTKFSEPYYSEIVYLIAARQRYKGFLYMMHRFGDSCSVLVPTSDILLMWITHQSYPTAYTLDTKGLEEEMRKVVGAWEAVKKEDIEDTEKLWDRIFDQPYEKAGGLAIGKAVDVKPPIYWEVTDTDVNAKYSSMLPRFLLEVCLTVKLKPKMKTLSCDASKEFLRLQMVRCHRELKIDRPLSNFTSQRWQKALHLYCEFGTKGMVLEVRQRGGGCIKGSRLRESVTFLWNDLLRAPSLNLAKEIDQKVRVATSITPPVQASYLLKCVPDRVSDDSGAMISDVILRMNQYHPQEGRWLSRTVLDHAGRECFVIRFRVGGGFWRRGAETPSAVKWEDRIIEIREGRWSYVAGSIGRAPVQRKW